The Pseudalkalibacillus hwajinpoensis nucleotide sequence TAAAAAGGATTACGCTCCTTTTTGTGTATTTAATTTAAGGGCATTTTAAATTAGCTTTCATATTATCTATTTGGCAGGGGTTGAGTGACTTGTTTCGAAGATTTACAAGGTTAGAGACATCATCCGATATTGATAATAGATATATTGAATTACCTCAAAGTAATATAAATGAAGGATTAAAAAAGAGAATCATTGATTTAGAGCAGTTGGCAATTAAGTTATGTACAGATTTGCAAAAGGATTATGTAAAACGCTTTGACGAAAGAGGAAAGAAAAACCTTAGGTTAAGGGTTGCCAGGGACATTGATGGCGATGAGTTTGAGAATTTAACTTATGAAAGTTGTTTGGAAAAAGAATACCGTTCCCAAATATCAATTGATTATGATGGTCTAAAATTTAGTGAAGAGTTCAATGCTGAGACGATTTCCCTTTGGTATTATTTTGGAGGCTATAGAAAGGGTACAGGAACCTTGTTTGATTTCAAGAATAATGATTTAAAAGCTGCTCTGGAGAAGAGCTTGCTTGAGTTATTAGACTTGGATAATGCTAATAAATAATTTGGGAGCGATGCAGAATGGGTGCTTGGGGAGTAGCGATATTATCCGACGATATAGCTGAAGATATTAGCTTAAGATATAAAGACTTACTAGGTGATAACTACTCTAGTGAAGAAGCAAGCAAAGTAGTAATTGATGAATTTGATAGTGAGCTAGATGAAGAAGAGATCACAACATTTTGGTTATCCTTTGCTTTAATACAATGGAAATTAGGAAGACTCCAAGACGAAGTGAAGGTTAAAGCACTTCAAGTTATTGATAGTGGTGATGATCTTATACGTTGGGATGAAGATCCTAAACTAAAACAGAAACGCGAAACAGTTCTACTTAAACTTAAAGAACAGTTAAATTCAACACAACCAGAAGCTAAAAAAGTGCGAAAAAGGTTTATTAGCGAAACATTTTTAGAAGCCGGTGACGCGATTAGTTATCGATTGCTTTCAGAAAGTTACATTATTTTGAAGGTGATTGGCATTCTTGAAGAATGGAATGGAGATAGATATCCTCTCTTTGAGATTTGTGATTGGCAAGGAACAGTAATACCTTCTAACGAAAAAATCAGTCAACTGCCCCTTAAAGAATGGACTTGGGAAAATGGTGAAAAAGAGCTAACTAAATTGGCAATTTTCCCAGCAGGAAAAAGAGATGATCCAATAAAACGGATTGAATTAGTAGCTGAAGATGTAAAAACAATATTGGATATGGAAGCCCCATATATGACATCTACTTGGAGAGAGTTTGACGATCAATTAAAACAATTTTATTACTTCAAATAGTGCAGTTTAGAGAAAGTATGAGGCGTGATGGGGGATAAGAGAGGATAAGAATCAAAGATGATTGAGGAACTATGGCTTCTGGTACCAACTATAATTGTTGTAGTAGGACTCTTAATCCTTTTTGGTGGATTAAGAGCAGCTTGGAAAGATTATGACGAATCCACTAGGGTAAAATCATTATTAATAACATTGTTTGATGTAATAACAGATCCAAATTCACCTAAAGGTTTTATTATATGGCTCGGAGCGATTCTGGTTGGTATGGGACTGATTTTCTTTATTCTTTAATTTGTGCTTGTTCCACATTATCGGAGCTTATCTTTAATAGAGATAGGCTCTCATTTTTATACAGTAAGAATTTGCGGTAAGTGGCTTTATTTGAAATAATTGGATTAAGAATAGATGCAGAATAAGGTAAAAATTCTTAGTTGAAAGAATAAAGGCACTTCTTAGAAAGGTTATATGTTGTATGTTCTATTTATTCAAAAATAGAGACTTTAAATTTTTAGTTATAGCAAGATTAATTCTTGATTTAGGAAAGAAAATCTCTTGGGTAGCCTTGGCATGGTTTGTTTATGAATTGACTAATTCTGCATCAGCTATCGGATTTGTCATTACTTCTGCTACCATTGCTCCACTTTTATCAAGTATTTTTGTAGGGTCGCTTTTAGATGAATTTAACAGACGTACGATCATGATTGCTGAAAATGTATTGAGAGGAATATTCATTTTATTAATTCCACTATTATATTGGGGAGATGAATTGACTCTTCCTATAATCTTAATAGTTGTTTTTATTAACGGTCTTTTATCAGCTTTTACTGATATCGGAAGTATGACCATATTGCCTGCTTTTGTAGATCAGGAAGATTTGCAAAGCGCTAATGCACTGGTAGCAATGGCTGGTCAATCTGGCTATTTAATCGGTCCTGCAATCGGAGGTTTTTCCGCAGCATACATAGGGGCGTCACTCACATTAATCGTTGCTGTTTTTTTCTTTTTCTTGGCAGCTATTCTCTACTTCTTCATTCCTTATAGTAGTTTCCAACAGGGAGTAGAACCAAGGCGATTGAAGAAAAGAAATTATAGAATCATAAAAGAAATCGTAGATGGGTTTACGTTCTTACGTAATCATAGAGTTCTAATCATCATATCCAGCGTCACGTTAATATTTAACATCACTTATGCTCCCTTAGAACCTGTGTTACCTGTTTTTGTAGGGAGTCATTTGGATTCTGGTCCAGATACTCTGGGTATGATTTGGACAGTTTTTGCGGTAGGAGCACTTTTAGGTTCGTTTATTTGGGTGAGGTTAAACATTACGATTTATTACTCTTATTCACTCGGTATCGTCATTAGTTTATGGGGAGTAGCTCCACTTCTAATCAGTTTTTTTACCAACGAAACTATTGTTTATTTGATTATGTTTTCTGGTGGAATGGTGTATGCACCTTATAACATTGTTGAACCTACTCTAGAGCAAAAACTGATCCCAAATCATTTGAGAGGAAGGGTCATAGGTGTCATGGGATTTATTGCAGGAATAGGCTTTCCTTTTGGTACATTTATCGGTGGTTTATTAGGAGAGTATTTTGGTGCTGCCAATACATTATTTATGTCTGGGTTAGCTACGATCATATTAGGTCTTACCGTTTCGTTCCAAAGATCTCTGCGCTTTAGTAATAAAGATGTTAATTATTAGGTGATATAAGTTACTTTCTAACGTTTTCCGTTGTTCAATTATCTCGGAGCTTATCTGTAATAAGATAGGCTTTTTTTATTTGAAATAAAAGATTGAGTTATTCAAGGTAATTTGAAATAATTGGTATTAAGTATTAAAAAAAGTCAATCTAATAAATGAATCATTAATTATTCTGAACCGTATATACCGTAAGTATAAAAAAATATGGGGGGTGTCAAATATGGGCAATGAAATGATTTTTATATTAGTTTTAGTATCCATGGTTATATGGGTTAAGGTATCTAAAGAAGCTGTAAAGCCTTCAAAAGAAATAAGCTGGTGGAAGATGGTTACATTACTGTCTGCTGGTTCATTATCTACTTTATTTATAACCCTTTCGCTTTTTCAAGGCATGTCTTTATAGTTCCATTATCTCGGAGCGATAGGTGCATATCTGCTTCAGTATCTCAATATGGAAAACGGTATGTATTAGGTTTCGTGATTTTTTTCTACTGTTAGCAAGTGTAAAGAGGTGTGTGCAAATGTTGGTGAGGTTGTTTTTTATTTTAGCAGCTTTAACTATTCCTGTTTCTATCCTGTTTAATCAGGAAGCTACTGGAATACTGGTAGCTTTCTTATTTATGCTATTAGGGGCGTATTTTAGTAAACCAAAATTCAAGAAGAGCTGATGAGATTGTTGTAAACAGAAATATCTTGATACTGAGTCTTCTGTAATCTCGGAGCATTTCTGAAGCAATACGCTCTTCTTAAAAAGTTGGGGGCGATTCCGGCACTAAGTGATCGTTATTCTCCGTTTAGCAGGACTCTGGTATAAGAGGTTCTAGTTATTAATTCACTATGAGGATATATATTTCTTGAAAATTAGTAAGACAAGTGAAGTACAAACAGGGAGTTCAGCCGACATATAGAATTTACAGGGTGCATATAATCTGAAGGGCGAAAACGTTAAGGGGGGAATGTATGGCTATTGAATTTGTATCCCGTTCATTAGATGAAATCCACTTCTGGTCTAGGATTATGAAAGAACATGCTTTGTTTCTAAGTCTAGGATTTAGTTTTAATGATTCGAAGCTAATTCAAGAAGCACAGGAATTCATTGACCTTTTTGAACGAATTGAAGAACAGCTAAGTCAATATTCTACGCAAACAGATCCTCAACAAATTGCAAAATTTAATAGCCAGGTATATCAAGCAGCTACTTCCATTTGGGCGTATAAGAGGAAAGTTCTAGGATTATCATTACGGTGTGAGATTACATCTAACAATTTTCCATTATTACTTGACCATACAAGTCGGGAGGCCGCTTATTTTGCAAAACGGTTAAAAGAATTAAATGAAGGAAAGTTACAACCAACAGCTGCCAAAATAATAAAAGAAAATGTATTCTTCTTAAGAATCATGGCAGATCACTCAAAGTTTATTGGTCACCTTCTTGACCCTTCAGAAAGGAAATTGGTTGATCAAGCCCAGGAGTTTAGTCATGATTTTGATCGATTAGTGTTTCAAGCGGTTGACCTAGATTCAATGCGACCACAATCAGAAACTCAACCACTATTAAATCAGTTCCTTGATGAAAATCGTGTATCAGCCGTTTCACTAAGGGATTTTAAGAAAGCAGCAAAAGAATTGATTGAAGAATGTAGGATCAAGAGTAATATCCATCCACTTCTTGCAGACCATGTCTTCCGTGAAGCAGAAAGGTTTCTCCATATTATTGATTTGTTTGAAACTAGCCTCACATCTAGTAATTAGTGTGTTAGTCGATTCTGTATCAAATATTTAAATTGATACTATTTCTTTTATTACTTACTTGGCTTCTAAGCAATTACTCTTAGCAGGACTCCAACCTCCAGTATAGGTTTCTCAGATTACTGAGATAAACTTGAGATGAAATGGCAGTTAAAAATATACAAAAGCGGTTTCTGTTTTCGAGCAGAAAACTTATTTCACACATAAAAAGGAGCGCCACATCACATTGATTTTGGCGCTCTTATTGTTGGTTGGTTTGCATAACTTAAACTCGATTATACTGTGGGAACTTCTAATTAACTATTTTTCCATCACTCATCCTAACAATATGATCCGCATAATCTAACATCTCATTATCATGAGTAACCGCTAAGGTAATCATATTTAAAGATCTAGTTAATTGCTGAATCAACTTCATCGTATCCCTCGACTTCTTTGAATCCAAACTCGCTGTTGGCTCATCAGCGAACAGTACTCTTGGATTGTGAATGATAGCACGTGCCACTGCTACACGTTGTTTTTCCCCTCCTGATAAGGACGATGGATAGGCTGTAATGCGATGAATCATTCCAACCTTTTTTAAAGTTTTCTTTATCTGTATTTGCTTGGCTCTTTTCGTTTCTTTCATTCCGGAGATTTCCATCATTAGTGAGAGTTGCTCTTCAACTGTCAAAAAAGGAACAAGGTGGGAAGATTGAAAAACAAAGCCGAAATGCTGCGCTCTAATTTTTCTTAAGTGGTCTGAATTCATTTCGGTTAGATTCTGATCTTCAAATACTACTCGACCATTTGAGAGAGGTTGAAGACCAGCGGCGATTGTAAGTAATGTACTTTTACCTGATCCTGAAGCACCTATTAATGCTGTCACTTCACCTTGCTTAAGTGATAAATCCACTCCTTTTAATACTTCTTCTTCAGATTTTCCATTTACAAATGACTTTCTTACGTTTTCTATCAGTAATTGACTCATGTTAGGACTCTCCTTGCTGAATAGCTTGTAAAGGTTCAACTTGCTTAATTTGATAGCCTGATAGGGTAGACCCTAAGAAGCCAACAATGACGAATACGATCGATAATTGAATCGTTGTTGTGATGGATAGGTTGTAAGGGATTGTTTCAGGAGCGAAGAATTGAAAAAACTGGCTTAATAACGCAGAAACAAGAAGCGCGGTTAGTGTAATAAGCCCCATCTGACTCCAAATCATCTTGAACAAATCACTGTTACGAATTCCTAGGGCTTTGAGTATTCCATACATACCTATCTTCTGGACATTCATCATATAAAAGAAAATGGCAAATAGCATTCCACTAATAACGACTAGAAACCAAACAATCATAGTAAGTGTCATTTGTTCTGCCTGGTAACTAGGAATTGTAGAAAGAAACTCCTTCTTAGAAAATGACTGTAGTCCATTCACATCCTCATTTTTTTGGGTTGAATAAATGAGCTGCAATTCTTCAGTTCTAAACATATTCTTAAAATCTACTCGATTAATAAAAGCAACTGGTGAGTGGTTGAATCGTTTGTCCTCAACAAAATCGATAACCTTAAAGGATGCTTCCGCAAGTGGGCTTGATAAGTGGTCACCGATCTTTATGCCTTCATCTTTTAACGAGCTATCGAGGATAATTTCTCCCTTTTCTACATTTTTAAAGAACGTATTATCTGTAGAAGTTACGAATGCAACGCTGTGTTGTTTTTTTGATTCACTTTTTAATGCGCCCATTTGAATTGAAAAAGCGAATGCATCATTATGACCTCTAACTAATTGATCCTGTTCTTGCTTTTCAATATGAGATTGTGAATATGACTTATCAGATTCTTCACTCATGTAAAACGTCCCAACGGGCATGTTTTTTATCAATGAGACATTATCATGAGATAATCCACTTGCTAAGCCGGAAATAATAAAAGTCAATAAACTAATGAGTAAAACAATAAACCCTACTATAAGAAATTTACTTTTATTCTTCTTCATTTCTTTCCATGCCATAAACATTGTCATCATTCCTTTCTAAAATTAAAAAACCTTTTGTTCTCCCACTGATTACTTTAAATCAGGTAAGTGAACAAAAGGTTAACAGTAAATTACGAATATGGAAGAACGACTTTAAATGTGGTACCTTTATTCTTTTGACTATCTACGTTAATGTGCCCTCCATGGAGCTCTACTATTTGTTTTACAATTGATAACCCTAGCCCTGTACCCTGTTTTGTCCTGGTCCTAGCTAAGTCTGCACGATAAAAGCGATCGAATATTTGTTCCTTTTCACTCTGCCCTAGGCCTATCCCCGTATCCCGAAAGGTAATTTCTATTTGTTCGTGTGCATTTTCTAGTGAAATCTGAATAGCCCCTCCTGGCTTATTATATTTAATGGCATTTGTTAAAAGGTTTTCCCAAACGGTATATAAAAGATCAGCATTGCCTTTAACAGTTACATCATCAAGAGAATAGGTTAATGAAAGGTTTTCTTCATTTATAAGCCAATAATATCTTTGTAGAAGACTACTAAATTGCCCAGATAATTCAACCCTTTCTTTAGAAAGAGTATTTTCTTTTGGATCAAGTGACGATAGGGTTAATAGCTGTTTTGTTAAAATAGACATCCGTTTCGTTTCATCTTGTATGACGTTTAAGTAAGAACGTTTTTCTTTTTCGGTAAGCGCGTCGTTCTCTAATAAACGACTATACCCCTGAATATTTAACAAGGGAGTTTGAATATCATGCGATACATTGGATACAAATGATTTTCTAAGCTTATCTAATTTTCCAAGACGTGAAATCATCTCATTGAAATTTTGAGTCAATTGGCCGATTTCATCTTTTCTATGAATATCCAACTGTACATTAAATCCTTCTTCACCAACAATATTCGTTGCGTGAGATAACTTTCGAATAGGGTGAATGATCATCACCGCCCATATAAGTACCGCAATTAGACTTAAGATGACGGTAGCTACGGCCATCCACCCCAAAAGGATGTGTATTTCATTAAATAATAGCTTAATGTTGGGTCTCATAAACAGAGCATACTGGTTACCATTGTATGAAAGAGGAACCCCTACTGAATTTTTCAACTCATTAGCAAAAAAGCCTGTAACGAACGTTGCTTTAGGGAACTCCTTCATTCCATGATAAATATCTCCGTTCAGGACTTTTTTTACTTCTTCGTGTGATAGATTCTCTTCATTAAAAGTGCCACCAAAGAAGCGTTTTTCTCCTTGTCCATTAACAAGGAAGAGTTGATAACCTGTAGATGATGTATGTTCAAGAAATCGCTCAAGACTTTCTTGGGATTCTGCGTATTCAGCAATTCTTGTAGCGATTTCTGTGTTCTTAGTATCGTTTTCAGGTTTCAAATTAGTTTGGTACAAGGTATTCGCAAACAAAAAACCGATCAGGGAACTTATAATCATAATGAATAACGTTGTAAGTAAAAATTTGGAATATAAAGACTTCATCATGATGTCACCTCTAATTTATAGCCAACTCCACGGACAGTAACAATTTCAATAGTGGAAGTGACATCCCGTAAACGTTCCCGTATTCTTTTTATATGGACATTTACAGTTCTCTCATCCCCCTGGAAATCAATCCCCCATATATTTTCGATTAAGTTATCTCGATTGAAAACTTGATTCGGTCTAGAAGCTAAGAGGGCTAATAATTCAAACTCCTTTAAAGGCATGATCAGGTGTTGTTTCCCTATTTGAACCTCATAGTTTCTTTTGTCAATTTTTACATCACCTAAGTTGATGGTATAAGTGGTAGGTTTATCATATCTTCTTAAGACGGCTTGAATACGAAAAATCAATTCCCTTAGCTCAAAAGGTTTCACGATATAATCATCTGTTCCAGCAATATACCCATTTTCTTTATCGTGTAGTTGACCCCTTGCGGTTAACAAGATTACGGGAATATCGTAGTTGTTTTTTATTTTTCTTGTAACTGTATACCCATCCATCTTAGGCATCATCACGTCCACTATTGCTAAATCGATCGCGTATCTTTCTAAAAGGGACAAGGCTTCTATTCCATTCATAGCTTTATGAGTATGGTATCCAGCGTCTCTTAGAGTGGCCTCTACAAGGTTCACAATGTGTGAATCATCATCAATAATTAATATGGTGTTCATGCTTTCACCCTTTCAACACTATTTTGATAGGGGGACTTCTCATACCTAGTTTACATTGTAAAAGTGAACAATACATTAACTGGTGCATACTTTAGTGAACAAGAAAGAAGAGACTCTTAAAAAGATAATATTACTACCTTTATCGTGAAACCGAGTATCATGAATAGTCATTTTCATGCTGCTTTGTTGAAATAGATTGTGAAGCTCTTCGTTTCTTTTGACCTCTCTTTTTATTTCTAGCAGGGGTAGTTAAGATTACGACAGCAACAATAATGCAGAGTCCACCAGCTAATTGTATGTAACCAAACGACTCATTTAACCACGTGACTGAAATGATGACAGCTACAAGAGGTTCAATACTGGATAAGATACTCGTTTCAGATGGTGATAAATAGTTTAAGCTACCAATATAAAGAAGAAATGAAAGTGTTCCACTTGCGATTATCCCTACTAACATAACAGAAGTATTAACTGTGAGATCGTCAGTTAAAACCTTAATACTAAAATCAAGGTTAAGCAAAAAGGAGAGCACTCCAGCGATTAGCATTCCCCATCCAACGACAAGCAAGACACCCCACCTTTTAATCAACGAAACAGGTTGAACGGTATAAAATGTAAAACCTAGCATTGTTAGAATGCCAAAGGAAATGGCTTCTTTGCTTAAAAGAATAGTGTTGTAGGAACCATTTGTAATCAAAAAAAAGAGTCCTATTAAAGCCATACCTATAGCAATCAATTGCCTTAATGTTGGCAACTTTTTGATTTGGATTGCTACATAAAATGTAATAAGGGTTGGAGCCAGAAATTGAAATAACATAGCTGTAACGGCATTACTTACATGGATTGTCTCAATAAAAAAGTATTGAGCACCAAGCATGCCTAAAGTTCCAAACAAAATGAGCTGAAGCCTGTGGCCTTTAAACTTCCAAATTTCAAAAATCTGCTTTTTTGAACAAGAAAGAAACAATAAAAGAAAAGTGCCAGCGAGTAATAAGCGAAAAACGAGAAAGTCGATCGATGAAATGTTGGAGTGTAGGAATAGCCACTGAATCATCGGCCCTGATACTCCCCAGAGTGCAGCTCCACTACTTATCATCATCAATCCGACATGTCGGTTTTGTAGTTTCATTTTTGATCCTCCATGATGTTAATTCCTATTGTATTTGGTATGTAAAATGTGTACCATTGACGTATTATAATAAATAACTGACACTGTTGTAAGGGTCAGTATTTTGTTAGTTAGGGGGGTCAGATTTATGTGGCAATTAACACCAAACCTTAATGGTGAGAGTAAAGACCCGCTTTATATTCAGTTATATCTGTATATTAAACATGAGATAAAGAGCGGAAGTTTAGTACCTGACATGAAGTTGCCTTCAAAGCGAAAGTTCGCTCAACATCTTTCAGTTAGTCAGAATACAGTAGAAACGGCATATGGACAATTGGTAGCAGAAGGCTACATAGAATCACGTCCGAGGAAAGGATATTTTGTATCACCTATTGATGAAGAGAACTTTAGCCTCCCCCGTGATGTTCATCATGTTGAAGAGAAACCGTGTAAACATCATGGCTACACGTATAATTTTGCCTATACTGGTGTGGATTTTGAATCGTTTCCATTGAGCCTCTATCGGAAATTAATGAATGAAGTTTTGCGAAGCGATAATAAAGAAATTTTCCAGCTAGGTCACCCTCAAGGGGAATTTGAATTGCGTAAATTGCTTTCGGAGTATGTTTACGAAGCGAGGGGAGTGAGATGTTCTCCTAGTCAAATCATCATAGGTTCTGGAACTCAAACCTTATTGAAATTACTATTTCAACTATTACCACATAGTAAATTTGCTGTGGAGGATCCTGGGTATCATCGTAAAGTGACGTTGTTTGAAAAAAAAGAAACTCAAGTAGAGTTAATTCCAATCGATTCAGACGGAATGCTTTTCTCCAATTTAAAAGGAAGTAGTGCTGATGTAGCGATTGTAACGCCATCTCATCAGTTTCCTTGTGGAATGATTATGCCAGTTTCAAGACGCTTGCAACTACTAAAGTGGGCAAGAGAGGAAGAAGACCGGTATATTATTGAAGATGATTATGATAGTGAATTCCGCTATAGTGGCAAGCCAATTCCCGCACTTCAAGGATTAGATACTGGAGAGAATGTGATATATATGGGTACGTTCTCGAAAGCGTTATTGCCTTCATTGCGGATTAGCTATATGGTTTTGCCTGCTTCACTTATCAAAACCTATCAAAATGAGTTTTTCTTTTATACCCAAACCGTCTCACGTATTGATCAGAAGGTCTTAAAAAAATTTTTAAAAAGAGGGCACTGGGAACGCCATATTCAAAAAATGAAAATGATTTATCGAAAAAAAAGAGATGTGCTTATAGATGAGATTGCGCAATACTTCCCTGAAACAGTTGAAGTCATCGGTCAAGATTCTGGTTTGCATCTCATGTTACGTCTTAATAACGGGATGACCGAACAAGAAGCTATTGATCGGGCAGCAAAGCTAGGTATAAAAGTGAACGCCGTGTCTGAATATGGAAAAAATGATGGTCAAACTGTTATTATGGGTTTTGCAGTGCTAACGACAGAACAAATAAAAGCAGGAGTTAAACTGCTTGCAAAAGCATGGTTTGATTAAGAAAGATAATGTAGTGGGTAAATTGGAGGTATATGCATGAATTCTAAAGTGTTTTTCTTGGCATTTATAACAATTGTTATATGGGGTTCTACCTTTGCAGCGATTAGAGCTAGCTTACATGGAGGGTATTCTTCAGGGCATTTAGTACTCGTTCGGTATCTGATCGCATCGAGTGCATTTTTAATGTATGCGTTATGGCCAGGGGTCAAATTCAGGCTTCCGAAAGGGGGAGATCTGCCTGGAATTCTTGCCCTCGGATGGATTGGAATTAGTATTTATCATATAGGCGTCACGTTTGGTGAACAAACGATTTCAGCAGGAACAACGGGGATGTTGATTGGATCTGCGCCAGTGTTTACAGCGTTAATCGCTGTTCTTGTGTTAAATGAGAAGTTAGGGACATTTGGATGGATTGGTCTCGGTATTGGTTTTATTGGAATTATCTTAATCACACTTGGGACATCGGGTCCTGCTTTTGAAATATCGAGTGGTGCGTTATTAGTCTTGATGGCAGCAATAGCAACGTCTTTTTTCTTCGTATTTCAAAAACCTTATTTTAAACGGTACAAACCAATAGAATTGGCAGCCTATTTTACATGGGCTGGTACATTGCCTTTCTTTTGTTTTACTCCAGATGTGCTTCAAACGATTCAAGGAGCCACCCTTGAAGCTAATTTGTCTGCCATTTATGTTGGGATATTCCCAGCAGCCATTGCCTATGTAACCTGGTCGACTGCACTTTCTTTGGGTAATGCTAGTTCTGTAACAAGTATGATGTATCTAGAGCCAGCAATAGCAATCTTTATTGCGTGGATTTGGTTAAATGAATGGCCAAGTACGTTGTCTCTTATAGGAGGCGTCGTTGCAATTACAGGCGTGATTGTCGTGAATGGGATAGGTAGTAAGCAACAACGAATTAGGAGTAAAGGCTTCAATGCTCTATAAAACAAGTGATATATTGAACTATCTAAAAAAATCGAGACAGGGTTAGATGACAAAGAATTTAGAGACATGCGTAATCGATTAGAAATAGAGAATGATGAACTGAACGATAGAACCATAGAGTTATTTAAAACGAACGCACGCTCACGTACCATTTCTTCAGTCAAAGATTTCTTTCCTAACAAAAGTTAAAGGGTCTATAACGCAAACCTTCAAAACATCAGAAGAACTTTTTCAAAAAGGGAGAATTGAGGGAAAACGTTTATCAAAAATAT carries:
- a CDS encoding sensor histidine kinase, which encodes MKSLYSKFLLTTLFIMIISSLIGFLFANTLYQTNLKPENDTKNTEIATRIAEYAESQESLERFLEHTSSTGYQLFLVNGQGEKRFFGGTFNEENLSHEEVKKVLNGDIYHGMKEFPKATFVTGFFANELKNSVGVPLSYNGNQYALFMRPNIKLLFNEIHILLGWMAVATVILSLIAVLIWAVMIIHPIRKLSHATNIVGEEGFNVQLDIHRKDEIGQLTQNFNEMISRLGKLDKLRKSFVSNVSHDIQTPLLNIQGYSRLLENDALTEKEKRSYLNVIQDETKRMSILTKQLLTLSSLDPKENTLSKERVELSGQFSSLLQRYYWLINEENLSLTYSLDDVTVKGNADLLYTVWENLLTNAIKYNKPGGAIQISLENAHEQIEITFRDTGIGLGQSEKEQIFDRFYRADLARTRTKQGTGLGLSIVKQIVELHGGHINVDSQKNKGTTFKVVLPYS
- a CDS encoding ABC transporter ATP-binding protein, with amino-acid sequence MSQLLIENVRKSFVNGKSEEEVLKGVDLSLKQGEVTALIGASGSGKSTLLTIAAGLQPLSNGRVVFEDQNLTEMNSDHLRKIRAQHFGFVFQSSHLVPFLTVEEQLSLMMEISGMKETKRAKQIQIKKTLKKVGMIHRITAYPSSLSGGEKQRVAVARAIIHNPRVLFADEPTASLDSKKSRDTMKLIQQLTRSLNMITLAVTHDNEMLDYADHIVRMSDGKIVN
- a CDS encoding DMT family transporter — encoded protein: MKLQNRHVGLMMISSGAALWGVSGPMIQWLFLHSNISSIDFLVFRLLLAGTFLLLFLSCSKKQIFEIWKFKGHRLQLILFGTLGMLGAQYFFIETIHVSNAVTAMLFQFLAPTLITFYVAIQIKKLPTLRQLIAIGMALIGLFFLITNGSYNTILLSKEAISFGILTMLGFTFYTVQPVSLIKRWGVLLVVGWGMLIAGVLSFLLNLDFSIKVLTDDLTVNTSVMLVGIIASGTLSFLLYIGSLNYLSPSETSILSSIEPLVAVIISVTWLNESFGYIQLAGGLCIIVAVVILTTPARNKKRGQKKRRASQSISTKQHENDYS
- a CDS encoding MFS transporter encodes the protein MFYLFKNRDFKFLVIARLILDLGKKISWVALAWFVYELTNSASAIGFVITSATIAPLLSSIFVGSLLDEFNRRTIMIAENVLRGIFILLIPLLYWGDELTLPIILIVVFINGLLSAFTDIGSMTILPAFVDQEDLQSANALVAMAGQSGYLIGPAIGGFSAAYIGASLTLIVAVFFFFLAAILYFFIPYSSFQQGVEPRRLKKRNYRIIKEIVDGFTFLRNHRVLIIISSVTLIFNITYAPLEPVLPVFVGSHLDSGPDTLGMIWTVFAVGALLGSFIWVRLNITIYYSYSLGIVISLWGVAPLLISFFTNETIVYLIMFSGGMVYAPYNIVEPTLEQKLIPNHLRGRVIGVMGFIAGIGFPFGTFIGGLLGEYFGAANTLFMSGLATIILGLTVSFQRSLRFSNKDVNY
- a CDS encoding response regulator transcription factor encodes the protein MNTILIIDDDSHIVNLVEATLRDAGYHTHKAMNGIEALSLLERYAIDLAIVDVMMPKMDGYTVTRKIKNNYDIPVILLTARGQLHDKENGYIAGTDDYIVKPFELRELIFRIQAVLRRYDKPTTYTINLGDVKIDKRNYEVQIGKQHLIMPLKEFELLALLASRPNQVFNRDNLIENIWGIDFQGDERTVNVHIKRIRERLRDVTSTIEIVTVRGVGYKLEVTS
- a CDS encoding DUF2935 domain-containing protein; the encoded protein is MAIEFVSRSLDEIHFWSRIMKEHALFLSLGFSFNDSKLIQEAQEFIDLFERIEEQLSQYSTQTDPQQIAKFNSQVYQAATSIWAYKRKVLGLSLRCEITSNNFPLLLDHTSREAAYFAKRLKELNEGKLQPTAAKIIKENVFFLRIMADHSKFIGHLLDPSERKLVDQAQEFSHDFDRLVFQAVDLDSMRPQSETQPLLNQFLDENRVSAVSLRDFKKAAKELIEECRIKSNIHPLLADHVFREAERFLHIIDLFETSLTSSN
- a CDS encoding ABC transporter permease; amino-acid sequence: MFMAWKEMKKNKSKFLIVGFIVLLISLLTFIISGLASGLSHDNVSLIKNMPVGTFYMSEESDKSYSQSHIEKQEQDQLVRGHNDAFAFSIQMGALKSESKKQHSVAFVTSTDNTFFKNVEKGEIILDSSLKDEGIKIGDHLSSPLAEASFKVIDFVEDKRFNHSPVAFINRVDFKNMFRTEELQLIYSTQKNEDVNGLQSFSKKEFLSTIPSYQAEQMTLTMIVWFLVVISGMLFAIFFYMMNVQKIGMYGILKALGIRNSDLFKMIWSQMGLITLTALLVSALLSQFFQFFAPETIPYNLSITTTIQLSIVFVIVGFLGSTLSGYQIKQVEPLQAIQQGES
- a CDS encoding PLP-dependent aminotransferase family protein gives rise to the protein MWQLTPNLNGESKDPLYIQLYLYIKHEIKSGSLVPDMKLPSKRKFAQHLSVSQNTVETAYGQLVAEGYIESRPRKGYFVSPIDEENFSLPRDVHHVEEKPCKHHGYTYNFAYTGVDFESFPLSLYRKLMNEVLRSDNKEIFQLGHPQGEFELRKLLSEYVYEARGVRCSPSQIIIGSGTQTLLKLLFQLLPHSKFAVEDPGYHRKVTLFEKKETQVELIPIDSDGMLFSNLKGSSADVAIVTPSHQFPCGMIMPVSRRLQLLKWAREEEDRYIIEDDYDSEFRYSGKPIPALQGLDTGENVIYMGTFSKALLPSLRISYMVLPASLIKTYQNEFFFYTQTVSRIDQKVLKKFLKRGHWERHIQKMKMIYRKKRDVLIDEIAQYFPETVEVIGQDSGLHLMLRLNNGMTEQEAIDRAAKLGIKVNAVSEYGKNDGQTVIMGFAVLTTEQIKAGVKLLAKAWFD